The Actinopolyspora erythraea genome has a segment encoding these proteins:
- a CDS encoding type VII secretion target, with translation MGEQRFDVNTDEMRAHAQHLRSVTDRIGTAQEAAGEVSLNGTDAYGLLCSPILTPLIGAIEVQGMAAIATANAAVEATATGVEGAAETYDAVDQHVSELLESVRNELGEI, from the coding sequence GTGGGGGAACAGCGTTTCGACGTCAACACCGACGAGATGCGCGCGCACGCCCAGCACCTGCGGAGCGTGACCGACCGGATCGGCACGGCGCAGGAAGCCGCCGGGGAGGTCTCGCTGAACGGGACGGACGCGTACGGGCTGCTGTGCAGTCCCATCCTCACACCGCTGATCGGTGCGATCGAGGTGCAGGGCATGGCGGCCATCGCTACGGCCAACGCGGCGGTGGAGGCCACCGCCACCGGCGTCGAGGGAGCCGCGGAGACCTACGACGCCGTGGACCAGCACGTCTCCGAACTGCTGGAGTCCGTGCGCAACGAGTTGGGGGAGATCTGA
- a CDS encoding WXG100 family type VII secretion target gives MGQDNPLVEAEPDSQKWEDGLMVVDFAVDSWRAIKNEDWGEAAITGGAFALDTMATVANPFDALLTSTFAWMMEHVWPLPDMLDSLAGNHDQVQANAHTWANISDELKRAATEMQQSVDADTAGWQGPAAETYRMFGSGEAKLIEGAAESARAVGAAVSGAGTAVLIVRTTVRDMIASAMSELVTYLVRSSAAAGLSLGALTPLLIADGIRIVAKWASRVSEWLDKLVRAFRKLAEIVAKVKPLLAKVDEALQPSSKLGKNVQNWVSDRSLSDLSLGQEVVRNTAAIGATADDQDYAKHEMGQHDHTGSA, from the coding sequence GTGGGGCAGGACAACCCACTGGTCGAGGCGGAGCCGGATTCCCAGAAGTGGGAGGACGGCCTCATGGTCGTCGATTTCGCGGTCGACTCCTGGCGCGCGATAAAAAACGAGGACTGGGGCGAGGCCGCCATCACCGGGGGTGCTTTCGCGCTGGACACTATGGCCACCGTGGCCAACCCGTTCGACGCGCTGCTGACCTCCACCTTCGCCTGGATGATGGAACACGTCTGGCCGCTGCCCGACATGCTGGACTCGCTGGCGGGCAACCACGACCAGGTGCAGGCCAACGCGCACACCTGGGCCAACATCTCGGACGAGTTGAAGCGGGCCGCGACGGAGATGCAACAGTCGGTCGACGCCGACACGGCGGGCTGGCAGGGACCGGCCGCCGAGACGTACCGGATGTTCGGATCCGGGGAGGCCAAGCTCATCGAAGGGGCCGCTGAGTCGGCCAGGGCGGTGGGTGCGGCGGTCTCCGGTGCGGGAACGGCCGTCCTGATCGTCCGCACCACCGTGCGGGACATGATCGCCTCGGCCATGTCCGAACTGGTCACTTACCTGGTGCGGTCCTCGGCAGCGGCCGGTCTCTCGCTCGGTGCGCTCACCCCGCTGCTCATCGCCGACGGCATCCGGATCGTCGCGAAGTGGGCCAGCAGGGTCTCCGAGTGGCTGGACAAGCTCGTTCGCGCCTTCCGGAAGCTGGCCGAGATCGTGGCGAAGGTCAAACCGCTGCTGGCCAAGGTGGACGAGGCGCTGCAGCCGAGCTCGAAGCTAGGCAAGAACGTGCAGAACTGGGTGAGCGACCGTTCGTTGTCCGACCTGAGTCTCGGGCAGGAGGTCGTCCGCAACACCGCCGCGATCGGTGCCACGGCCGACGACCAGGACTACGCGAAGCACGAGATGGGCCAGCACGACCACACCGGCAGTGCGTGA
- a CDS encoding YbaB/EbfC family nucleoid-associated protein — MSTPSDPDEMLAGFRQQVEDKMRQAQRIREAASAVSGEASSRDGSVRVTVDQNGNMSDLRLEPEAMRQRPEELSEAILSTARSARSQLTERMREAMEPVLGQDSETMDSVLAGMRDRFPEEPEQGGAASTPGGQESDEEQYDEYDWLNQRRR, encoded by the coding sequence GTGAGCACACCCTCCGATCCGGACGAGATGCTGGCCGGGTTCCGGCAGCAGGTCGAGGACAAGATGCGGCAGGCCCAGCGCATCCGGGAAGCGGCTTCGGCCGTCTCGGGTGAGGCGAGCAGCCGGGACGGCTCGGTACGGGTGACCGTCGACCAGAACGGCAACATGTCCGACCTGCGGCTCGAACCCGAGGCGATGCGGCAGCGTCCCGAGGAGCTGTCCGAGGCGATCCTGAGCACGGCGCGCTCGGCGCGGTCCCAGCTCACCGAACGGATGCGGGAAGCGATGGAACCCGTGCTGGGGCAGGACAGCGAGACGATGGATTCGGTGCTCGCCGGGATGCGCGACCGGTTTCCCGAGGAACCGGAACAGGGGGGCGCCGCGTCCACCCCTGGTGGACAGGAGTCCGACGAGGAGCAGTACGACGAGTACGACTGGCTCAACCAGCGTAGGAGGTGA